The Campylobacter sp. MG1 genome contains the following window.
CCGTAGTCTTTGTTCTTACAGCTTGTTACAAAATCTTTATATATTGTTTTGTTTTTTAATTTATGTTGATTATTTTTTATATACACTTCACAATCTCCTATAAATTTTCTTATTAGTTCTTGTTTAGGTGGATTTTTATAGCATTTGCATTGTATTAAATGTAGTTCATTGTTTTTATAAGCTAATAAATCAATGCCTTTATCGTTCTTTTTATTTATGTAACCATTAGGATATACTTTGTATCCTAAATTTTCATAAAAAGTTTTAATTTTAAATTCGTAATCTTGTCCTTTTTTGATGTTTTGTTCTTTATTCTTTAAATATTCTTTATAATTTTCTTTTTGTTTGTTTAATTTTTCTTTGAGTTCTTTGTTTTCTTGTTCTAATTTTTCAATTATCTTTTTGTAATCTTTTTCTAAATCTTTTATAATCTCATATCTTAAATTATCTTTTAAATTTAGCATTATTTCTTTATTTGTTTCTTCTTTTAGTCTTTGTTTAAATTCGTCTTTAATTTTTACTTGTCCTGCTTTTTCTCGTAATTTTAAAATCTTAGTTTCTGAAAGTGCATATTTTGCTAGTATTGCAAAAAATATTATTAATATAATCATAAATAATGTTGCCATTTTAATTTCCTAATTTTTTGTTTATTATTTTTAATTTGATTTCAAGTAATATTTTTTTCTTGTTTTTTTACTTAAAAAAACTTTGTATCATAAAATATAAATTCATTTATTTAATTTTTTCTTTAAAATATCAGCTTTGATGACTGCTGTATAATATTCTCTTTCTTCTTTACTTAATTGCTCTATTAAAACAAATATTTCTTCATTATCTTTTTTATTATAATTTACTGTATTTTTAGCTACATTATTTTTAAAATCCATAACAATTTGATATAAATTAGGTTTGTATTTTTTCCAATTGTAAAGTGTTTGTATTGATGTATCTATAAAACTACATAATTCAATATTTGTCATATTTTAACCTTAAAGATTTATAAAACGAATGCTTTTTTACTGGTTGCGAAAGGTGGATTTGAACCACCGACCTTCGGGTTATGAGAAATATATGTCTCTGTTTATCTAATATTTATTATTTAATTAATCTTTATTAATAACCAATAAGGATTTAAAATGTTAAAAAAGAAAAAACGAAAAATTAAAGAATATGAATATTTTCAATTTAATCAAGAGACTATTAATGAAGTTGAAACGCTTTTTAATGACATTTTAAGTAATGATGATTTGCATTCTAAATTATTATATTTAAATATGCTTACAAGCTCTTTTATTGAAAACAATGTTTCAAATTCTTTATATTCTTATAATGAAATTATGTGTGGTATTTATATCTTATCAAAAAAAATAAAAAATAAAGAATTATTTATTAAACATAAGTTTTTAAGGTTTCCTAAAGGTTTTTAAATTGAATAAATATTCTATTAGTGATGATGATTTAATCTATTGTCAAAAAAAGCTTTTAAAAACTTTTACATTCCAAAAATGTGCTAAGTTGAAAAATAATTCTAATGACGAAAAATTAAGCATTTTTGATATATCATATAATGCTAATATTAATATAAAATACTCTTATGAATTACTTAATATAATTGATTTATATGGTTCTTATAATCAATGTATTTTAACATATATTCCTATCTTTATTACTATTACTTTAGATGGTTGTTATCGTAGAATGCTTAAGGGTGATTATAAAGAGTTTAACGAAACTAGATTAAATAATGAAATCCCTAAATATTTAAGATATAAATATGATTTAAAAAAGCCTTTAAATATCAAAGACTGCTATAATATATTAAATTATCAGCATAAAAAAATGCGTGATAGATATCTTAACAAATATAAAAATATTTGTCACGATTTTATAAAAGTTCCAGAGCCACATAAAAACGGAGTTCCTCATCTACATTGTTTATGGTTCGTTCCTAATGATGAAAACCTTATAAAATATTTAAGAAAAATATTTAAAGAATGTTGTCCTGCTCCCCAAAATCATACTCAAAAAGGTTTATCTAAGGAACAAATATTAAAAGGCGATACTCAAGGCTTTCAAACAAATATTAACGACACTTGTGCTTATATTACTAAGTATATTTTTAAAACATTTAGAAATATACATAATAAAGACTATAAAATTAACAAGTTGCACGCTTGGTATATTAATTATAAAATTAGGCGTTTTACTCGTTCACATTTAAAAACTTGTAATAATTATCGTTTTCCTATTATTGTTTATCGTAAAATAAGACATCATCTTATTAACTTAGGTTATAAAGACTTATCTGATTGTTTTTTTGCTTTTTTTAGTAATGAAAAATGTTTTATTAATTATAATTTAAATCGTAAAAAGGGCGATATTTATATTAATATATCTTTATTAGGAAAAACTATATCTTATACTAAACAACAAACAATTATAAATCATTATGGTGATAATAATAAGATATATAAACAAGACATTATTAAAAATAATACTTATGTATTAGATTATGATAAAAATTTAAATAAAGATGTTTATGATATATATTATCATAGTTTTGTATCATAGAAAGGATTTTTAATGTTATTAAAAGAATTGTTTATAATTTATTTTGATATGTATTCAAATACTTTAAAGCCTACTACATATTTAAGTAATTACCATACCTATTTAAAACATTTTAATGAAACCGAAATCGGTAATAAAAACTTAAATGATATTGATTTTATTTATTTACAAACATTTGCAAATAATTTATTAAATCAAGGCTATAAGCCTAAGACTGTAAAAAATATATTATCCATATTAAATACAGCTTTAGAATTAGGCGAACGATTGAAAGAAGTTAATAAAAATTATTGTAATTTAGTTAAATTACCTAGATTTGATAATAAAGTCTATTTTAGACATAGCACAGAAATACAACAAGATATTATAAAATCTATAATTTATAATGATAATAAATATAAAGATATATTTTTATTTTTATTACACGGTAGGAGAAAAAACGAAGTTTTAAGCATTAAATGGGAGGATGTAGATTTTGATAATGAAAGCTATGTAATACGCTCTGAAAATTGTAAAATCTCTAAAAGCTTAGAATATTCATTAACTCCACTTTTAAAGTATAGATTAAAAGAACATTATAAATATACCTTGTTTAATTCTCCTAAAGATTATATTTTTACAAACCCCGACACAGGCAATAAATACATTGATTTACGCCGTGCTTGGAATAACTTTTTAAAGCTTAATAATTTACCTAAAATGAGATTACACGACATAAGACATTTAATCGGCACTTATGCGATTAATCATTTAGGACTTAGTATGGAAAGCGTTATGCTTACTTTAGGTCATTCAAATATAAGCACAACACACAATTATCTAACACGAAATAAAAACTTTTCAAAAATTGTAATAAACAGCATTTTAGAAAGTGTAATAACGCCTTTAAACTCTTAATAATTTTTATATATTTGTGTATGTAGGGGGGGGTATGGGGGACTCCCCCATAAAGGCTTTTGTGGTATTCACACAAAAGCCGGAGCAAAAAAATGCGTAGCATTTTTTTTAAGTTAGGTCTTTGACCTAACCCCATAAAAAATTAAAAATCTTAAAAACTCTATTTATTTTAAAAAAGTATTTATTCCCTTTCTTAATAGCCCTTTAAAATCGTTTTAACGCCAAAAGCATATAAACCTACTCTTAACGCTTTAAAACGCCAAATTTTTAACGCTAGGTGGTTTAAAATGTATATTTAAAATCTATGCTAAATAACTAAAAAAGAATTAAGAGCATAAGCAAGGGCGGGGGCGTTAGCCCACGCCATTGCTTTGCTCCTTGTCTTATTTATACAATTTTGCGAGATTTTAAAAAATCCCCCTTAAACACTGAT
Protein-coding sequences here:
- a CDS encoding restriction endonuclease, whose protein sequence is MATLFMIILIIFFAILAKYALSETKILKLREKAGQVKIKDEFKQRLKEETNKEIMLNLKDNLRYEIIKDLEKDYKKIIEKLEQENKELKEKLNKQKENYKEYLKNKEQNIKKGQDYEFKIKTFYENLGYKVYPNGYINKKNDKGIDLLAYKNNELHLIQCKCYKNPPKQELIRKFIGDCEVYIKNNQHKLKNKTIYKDFVTSCKNKDYGVIKYLEENKNIINYLIIE
- a CDS encoding tyrosine-type recombinase/integrase, which translates into the protein MLLKELFIIYFDMYSNTLKPTTYLSNYHTYLKHFNETEIGNKNLNDIDFIYLQTFANNLLNQGYKPKTVKNILSILNTALELGERLKEVNKNYCNLVKLPRFDNKVYFRHSTEIQQDIIKSIIYNDNKYKDIFLFLLHGRRKNEVLSIKWEDVDFDNESYVIRSENCKISKSLEYSLTPLLKYRLKEHYKYTLFNSPKDYIFTNPDTGNKYIDLRRAWNNFLKLNNLPKMRLHDIRHLIGTYAINHLGLSMESVMLTLGHSNISTTHNYLTRNKNFSKIVINSILESVITPLNS